From Cydia pomonella isolate Wapato2018A chromosome 26, ilCydPomo1, whole genome shotgun sequence, one genomic window encodes:
- the LOC133531825 gene encoding uncharacterized protein LOC133531825, translating to MAFKVVLCVIAVLGQSFAAPSSCGCSQDFSPPVYSSDGVVISEIDYQPSYKPISISFSEKDTQSSYKPISVRVEKESYNPIYHVSTSAKESYKSRSKPTYVRVSENESYKSNKPVFVPSLDVPSNGGTFLVTSVGTIVPSGIGVATDLSLGGELEVSGVLPYLSAVAFEGQFDANGAAAVEYGCGDCVAITEEIRGNPNFNPLVSGKY from the exons ATGGCGTTTAAAGTTGTACTTTGTGTTATTGCCGTCTTGGGTCAG TCCTTTGCTGCGCCATCTAGCTGCGGCTGCTCTCAAGATTTTAGCCCCCCAGTATACAGTAGCGACGGCGTCGTTATTTCCGAAATCGACTACCAACCCAGTTATAAACCTATTTCTATCAGTTTTTCCGAAAAGGACACCCAATCAAGCTACAAACCTATTTCAGTCAGGGTTGAAAAAGAAAGTTATAATCCTATTTACCATGTCAGCACATCGGCAAAAGAAAGCTACAAGTCCAGGTCCAAACCTACTTACGTCAGAGTTTCCGAAAATGAGAGCTACAAGTCCAACAAACCTGTTTTTGTGCCCTCACTTGACGTGCCTAGTAATGGAGGAACTTTTCTCGTAACTAGCGTCGGCACAATCGTTCCGTCCGGCATCGGTGTTGCCACCGACTTAAGTCTCGGCGGTGAGTTGGAGGTATCCGGCGTCCTTCCGTATTTGAGCGCCGTAGCTTTTGAAGGACAGTTTGATGCTAACGGCGCAGCAGCTGTGGAGTATGGTTGTGGCGACTGTGTGGCTATCACGGAAGAAATAAGGGGAAACCCTAATTTTAACCCTCTTGTCAGTGGCAAATACTGA
- the LOC133531827 gene encoding chorion class A protein Ld2/Ld41-like yields MLPRFAFLVLCVQTSLIQSTLSDEPCGCGQISYESSGLNLGAIEKYSSLSLIPPSLSLSAPTLNLGASALSLSAPAYGGSGTGQVGVSGDIGASGTTVVVGSVPALGSVEFKGIVPASGSVSITGQCGCGCQ; encoded by the exons ATGCTGCCCCGCTTTGCTTTTTTAGTTCTATGTGTGCAGACTAGTCTAATTCAG TCTACTCTGAGCGATGAACCATGCGGGTGCGGCCAAATCTCGTACGAATCCTCCGGACTCAATCTCGGCGCCATTGAAAAATACAGTTCACTTAGCTTAATCCCGCCCAGTCTCAGCTTAAGCGCGCCTACGCTCAACCTGGGGGCATCTGCCCTCAGTCTGAGCGCGCCTGCTTACGGCGGTTCGGGCACCGGGCAGGTCGGCGTGTCCGGCGACATCGGCGCGAGCGGCACCACCGTCGTCGTCGGCTCCGTGCCCGCGCTCGGCTCCGTCGAGTTCAAGGGTATAGTGCCGGCATCCGGATCGGTTTCTATTACCGGACAGTGTGGATGCGGGTGCCAgtga